The Jiangella alba genome includes the window GCAGGAGCCGGTCGGCCACGACCCCGAGGCGGCCCAGGCGGCGCTGACGGCGGCCGGCTTCGACTTCTCGCAGACGCTGCGGCTGCAGTTCGCCAACGCCGAGTTCCGCCCGTTCATCCAGGCCGTCGTGTCCGACCTCGCCGAGATCGGCGTCACCGTCGAGCCGCTGGAGAAGGAGCAAGCCGTCTTCACCGAGGACCTGCTGGCGCTGAACTGGGACGTCAACTTCCAGCAGCTGGCCACCCCGACGTACGACGCGGCCAGCAACCTCGGCCGCCTCTACACCTGCGCGGCCGGCCGCAACGGCTACTGCAACCCGGAGCTGGACGCGCTGCTCGCCGCCGCCAGCGCCACCAGCGACGAGGCCGAGCGGACCGACCTCTACGGCCAGGCCAGTGAGATCATCTGGCGCGACGCGGTCGGCATGTACCCGATGGCGGTCAGCCTGGCCTACGCCTGGAACAGCGACCTCGAGGGCTTCACCCCCGACCCGAGCGGCCTGCCCGACTTCTCGACGGTGACGGTCTCGGGCTCGTGAGCGAGGTGCGGACGGCGCGAACCGAAGGCGCCCCAGTGGCCCAGCACGAGGCGTTGCTGCGGGTCGACGGTCTGACCGTCGACCTGCCGGGGACGCGGGGCGACGTGCGGGTGGTCGACGGCGTGTCGTTCGACGTGCCGGCCGGCACCACGGTCGGCCTGATCGGGGAGTCCGGCAGCGGCAAGACGATGACCGCCAACGCGATCATCGGGCTGCTGCCGGACGGCGCCCGTACCGGTGGCCGGCTGCTGTGGCGGGGCGAGGACCTGCTGCACGCCGACGGCGCGCGTCGCCGGAAGGCCCGCGGCCACGAGATCTCGATGATCTTCCAGGACCCGCTGGCCGCGCTGAACCCGACGCAGCGGATCGGCCGCCAGGTCGGCGAGATCCTGCGCCGCGACGGCGTCGGGCGGGCCGAGGTGCGCCGTCGCGTGGTCGAGCTGCTGGACCGCGCCGGCGTGCCGGACCCGGCCGAGCGGGCGAACCGCTACCCGCACGAGTTCTCCGGCGGCCTGCGGCAGCGGGCGATGATCGCGCTGGCCCTGGCCGGCAGCCCGTCGCTGCTGCTGGCCGACGAGCCGACGACGGCGCTCGACGTCACCGTCCAGGCCCGCATCCTGACGCTGCTCCAGACGATCCAGCAGGACGAGGGGCTGTCGGTGCTGCTGGTCAGCCACGACCTGCGGGTGGTCGCGAACGTCGCCTCGGAGGTCGTCGTCATGTATGCCGGGCGGGTCGCCGAGCGCGGCCCGGCGCCCGTCGTGCTGCGCCGTCCGGCCCACCCGTACACGAAGGCGCTGGTCCGCAGCGTGCCGGCGGTCCGGACGAAGACGGCGCTGGCCGACCCGCTGCCCGGCGCGCCGGCCACCCCGGCGAACCGGCCGGCCGGCTGCCCGTTCCACCCGCGCTGCCCGATCGCCCGCGATCGCTGCCGCACCGAGGTTCCCGCGGTGCGCGAGGTCGCCCCCGGCCGGGCCGCCGCCTGCCACTTCGCCGAGGAGGTGCTCGCCCCATGACGCTGCTGGAGATCCGCGACCTGCGGGTGACGTTCGGCCGCCGCCGCAACCCGTTCGTGGCCGTCGACGGCGTGAGCCTCGACGTCGCCGCCGAGGAGACCGTGGGACTGGTCGGCGAGTCGGGGTCGGGCAAGACCACCGTCGCGCGCTGCGTCGCCGGGCTGCAGCGGCCCGACGCGGGCACCGTCACGTTCGAGGGCCGGCCGCTGGAGCGGGTCGGGCGCCGCCCGGCCGAGCTGCAGCGCGCCGTGCAGATGGTGTTCCAGGACCCGCGGTCGTCGCTGAACCCGCGCATGAGCATCGCCGCCATCATCGGCGAGGCCTGGCGCACGCACCCGTCGGCGGCGCCGGACGGCGACCGGCACGAGGCGGTCACCGCGCTGCTCGCCGACGTCGGCCTGGACGCCGACGTCGCGTCCCGGCGGCCCGGCGACCTGTCCGGCGGGCAGTGCCAGCGGGTCAGCATCGCCCGCGCGCTGGCCGTCAAACCGCGGCTGCTGGTCTGCGACGAGGCGGTGTCGGCGCTGGACGTCAGCGTGCAGGCGCAGATCCTGCGGCTGCTGGTGGACCTGCGCCGCACCCACCACCTGGCCATGCTGTTCATCTCGCACGACCTCGGCGTCGTGCACCAGATCGCCGACCGCGTCGCCGTCATGCGCCGCGGGCAGATCGTCGAGGAGGGCCCGGCCACCGAGGTGCTGGCGGCGCCGAAGCACGAGTACACCCGCGCGCTGCTGGACGCCGCCCTCGACCTCGACGACGCCGGACCGGCGGTGACGGCATGACGGTCCCCGACCCACGCGGCTGGAACACCTGGGACGTCCGCACCCACACCAGCATGACGCACCTGCCGTCCGGGCTGCGCGTCCGGTTCGGCCTGCTCGACGCCGCCGGGGCGCCCGTGCTGGACGGCTTCACCTGGCGCGACGGGCTGGTCCGGCTCGGCCACCACACCGTCGACGGCTCGTTCGCCGAGGTCACGGTCGAGGCCGGCGGTATGGAGCTGCGGCTGACGATGGCCGGCGGGCCGGGCGACGAGCTGTACGTGCGGGCCGAGTCCGCGGGGACCGTCGTCGTCGACTGGCCGGACGCGACCGGCTGGCGGCTGGACCGCAGCGGCGACGACGTCCTGGTGGCGCCGGCCGACTCGGCGGCGACGGTGAACGAGGTCGCGGCCGTGCTCGAGCAGCGCCGGGCCGCCGCCGACGCCGTCCGGCCCACGTCCGGCGGCTGGTACCGCGACGCCGCCGACGCGCTGACCCGGGCCGTCACCTGGAACACCATCCACGCGCCGGACCTCGACCGCGTCATCACCCCGACCTCGCGCGACTTCGTCAGCGTCGAGCGGCAGGGCTTCTACGGCACCTGGGCGCTGCACGCCTGGGACACCTTCTTCACCGGGCTGGTGGCGAGCGTCGTCGACCGCGACTACGCGCGCGGCATCCTGGCCCAGATCCTCCCGTTCGCCGACGCCGCCGGGATGATCCCGAACCGCGTCAGCGACGAGCGCGGCACCACCTGGGACCGCTCGCAGCCGCCGGTCGGCGCGCTGACCGTGCTGTCGGCGTACCTCGCCGGGGGACTGTCGGACGAGACCCGCGACCACCGGCTGCTGGAGGCGACCTTCCCCGCCCTGCTGGCCTGGCACGACTGGTGGTCGGCCCACCGCATCGGCCCGCACGGCCTGCTGGCCTGGGGCTCGGACCCGGTCGACGGCGACCCGGAGTCGGCCACGCTGGACCGCACCAAGCGCGAGTCGGGCCTGGACGACTCGCCCATGTACGACGAGGCGGCCTACGACCCCGCGACGCACACCATGGACCTCGCCGACGCCGGCCTCAACGCGCTGCACGTCGCCGACGCCGAGGCGCTGGCCGTCATGGCCGGCCGGCTCGGCGACGACGCGACCGCCGCGCGGCTGACCGCCGAGGCCGACGACGCACGCGCCAAGGCGGCGAAGGCGTTCTGGGACGACGACGCGCACGCCTACCGCAACCTGCGCGCCGACGGCAGCCACGACCCACACGTCTCGCCGACGCTGCTCTACCCGCTGCTCGGCGGCTTCCCGACGACGGCCGAGACGGCGCGGGAGATCGCCGACGCGCTGCTCGCGCCGGACGTCCTCGGCGGCGACCGGCCGCTGCCCAGCGTCGCCCGCAACGACTCCGGCTTCGCCGCCACCTACTGGCGCGGCCGCATCTGGGCGCCGATGGCCTACCTCGCCGTCCAGGGGCTGCGCCGCTACGACCTGCGCGACCACAGCCGCGCGGTGAGCGGCGCGCTGCTGGAGCTGTTCCTCGCCGAGTGGGAGACGCACAGCGCGGTCCGGGAGAACTACCCGGCCTTCGACGGCGAGGACCTCACCGGGTTCCAGCAGCGCTCGGACGGGCTGATGGCGTGGGGCGGGCTGCTGGCCCACCTGGCCTTCGGCGAACTGGCCGAGGCCCGGCCGGACGGCTGGCGCTTCGCCCATCCCGGGCACGCGGCCGAGCTGGCGAACCTGCCGCTCGGCGACGGCCGGCTGACGGTGACGGCGGGCGACCGCCTGGTCGTCACGCTCGACGGCGCCGTCCTGCTCGACGCCGGCCCGGGCGTCGTCGTCACCGCGTACCGGCGTACGTCCGACGAGGTCAGCGCCACCGTCTCCGGCACCGGGGACATCCGCATCACCGGCACACAAGGCGAGCCGCAAGCCGTCACCGTCGACGGCGGCACCCGGCACGTCCAGTTCGTCAGAGAGGGAACACCCGCGTGAGCAGTGAGACGGCAACGACGACCGACATCCTCGTGGTGGGCGGTGGGCTCGGCGGCGTCGCCGCGGCCCTCGCGGCACTGCGGCGAGGCAGGTCCGTCCTGCTCACCGAGGAGACCGACTGGATCGGCGGCCAGCTGACCAGCCAGGGCGTCCCGCCGGACGAGCACACCTGGATCGAGCGGTTCGGCAGCACCCGCAGCTATCGCGAGCTGCGCGAGAACATCCGGGCCTACTACCGCACCTGGTACCCGCTGGCCGACTGGGCCCGCGAGGCGCGCGACCTCAACCCCGGCCAGGGCCGGGTCAGCCGGCTGTGCCACGAGCCGCGGGTGGGCGCCGCCGTGCTGGAGGCGATGGTGGCGCCGTGGATCGCGGCCGGCCGGCTGCGCGTCCTGTACCGGCACCGCCCGGTGGCCGCCAGCGTCGACGGCGACCGCGTCACCGCCGTCGTGGTGGAGGGCCCGGACGGCGACCGGCTGGAGGTGCGCGCCCTGTACGTCCTGGACGCGACCGAGCTGGGCGACCTGCTGCCGCTCACCGGCACCGAGCACGTCACCGGCTTCGAGTCGCGGCACGACACCGGCGAGCCGAGCGCGCCGGACGAGGCGAAGCCGGACAACATGCAGGCGTTCTCGTGGGTGTTCGCGGTCGACCACCGGGCCGGCGAGGACCACACCGTCGACCGGCCGGCCGGGTACGCCGCCTGGCGCGAGTACCAGCCGCCGAAGTGGCCGAACCCGCTGATCAGCCTGCGTGCGCCGGACCCGCGGACGCTCCAGCCGTTCGAGCGGGCGTTCCTGCCCAACGGCGACACCGGCCCGGTCGTGGCCGACCAGTCCAAGGACCCCGGCGACCGCGAGCTGTGGGCGTTCCGGCGCATCGTCGCGCGGTCGGTGTTCCGGCCCGGCTTCGCCGACAGCGACGTCACCGTCGTCAACTGGCCGATGATCGACTACCTGCCCGGCCCGCTGATCGGCGTCAGCGACGAGGAGCGCGACAAGCACCTCGCCGGTGCCCGCGAGCTGTCGATGTCGATGCTCTACTGGCTGCAGACGGAGGCGCCGCGGCCCGACGGCGGCACCGGCTGGCCCGGGCTGCGGCTGCGCGGCGACGTCATGGG containing:
- a CDS encoding ABC transporter ATP-binding protein; amino-acid sequence: MAQHEALLRVDGLTVDLPGTRGDVRVVDGVSFDVPAGTTVGLIGESGSGKTMTANAIIGLLPDGARTGGRLLWRGEDLLHADGARRRKARGHEISMIFQDPLAALNPTQRIGRQVGEILRRDGVGRAEVRRRVVELLDRAGVPDPAERANRYPHEFSGGLRQRAMIALALAGSPSLLLADEPTTALDVTVQARILTLLQTIQQDEGLSVLLVSHDLRVVANVASEVVVMYAGRVAERGPAPVVLRRPAHPYTKALVRSVPAVRTKTALADPLPGAPATPANRPAGCPFHPRCPIARDRCRTEVPAVREVAPGRAAACHFAEEVLAP
- a CDS encoding ABC transporter ATP-binding protein; protein product: MTLLEIRDLRVTFGRRRNPFVAVDGVSLDVAAEETVGLVGESGSGKTTVARCVAGLQRPDAGTVTFEGRPLERVGRRPAELQRAVQMVFQDPRSSLNPRMSIAAIIGEAWRTHPSAAPDGDRHEAVTALLADVGLDADVASRRPGDLSGGQCQRVSIARALAVKPRLLVCDEAVSALDVSVQAQILRLLVDLRRTHHLAMLFISHDLGVVHQIADRVAVMRRGQIVEEGPATEVLAAPKHEYTRALLDAALDLDDAGPAVTA
- a CDS encoding MGH1-like glycoside hydrolase domain-containing protein, translated to MTVPDPRGWNTWDVRTHTSMTHLPSGLRVRFGLLDAAGAPVLDGFTWRDGLVRLGHHTVDGSFAEVTVEAGGMELRLTMAGGPGDELYVRAESAGTVVVDWPDATGWRLDRSGDDVLVAPADSAATVNEVAAVLEQRRAAADAVRPTSGGWYRDAADALTRAVTWNTIHAPDLDRVITPTSRDFVSVERQGFYGTWALHAWDTFFTGLVASVVDRDYARGILAQILPFADAAGMIPNRVSDERGTTWDRSQPPVGALTVLSAYLAGGLSDETRDHRLLEATFPALLAWHDWWSAHRIGPHGLLAWGSDPVDGDPESATLDRTKRESGLDDSPMYDEAAYDPATHTMDLADAGLNALHVADAEALAVMAGRLGDDATAARLTAEADDARAKAAKAFWDDDAHAYRNLRADGSHDPHVSPTLLYPLLGGFPTTAETAREIADALLAPDVLGGDRPLPSVARNDSGFAATYWRGRIWAPMAYLAVQGLRRYDLRDHSRAVSGALLELFLAEWETHSAVRENYPAFDGEDLTGFQQRSDGLMAWGGLLAHLAFGELAEARPDGWRFAHPGHAAELANLPLGDGRLTVTAGDRLVVTLDGAVLLDAGPGVVVTAYRRTSDEVSATVSGTGDIRITGTQGEPQAVTVDGGTRHVQFVREGTPA
- a CDS encoding FAD-dependent oxidoreductase, yielding MSSETATTTDILVVGGGLGGVAAALAALRRGRSVLLTEETDWIGGQLTSQGVPPDEHTWIERFGSTRSYRELRENIRAYYRTWYPLADWAREARDLNPGQGRVSRLCHEPRVGAAVLEAMVAPWIAAGRLRVLYRHRPVAASVDGDRVTAVVVEGPDGDRLEVRALYVLDATELGDLLPLTGTEHVTGFESRHDTGEPSAPDEAKPDNMQAFSWVFAVDHRAGEDHTVDRPAGYAAWREYQPPKWPNPLISLRAPDPRTLQPFERAFLPNGDTGPVVADQSKDPGDRELWAFRRIVARSVFRPGFADSDVTVVNWPMIDYLPGPLIGVSDEERDKHLAGARELSMSMLYWLQTEAPRPDGGTGWPGLRLRGDVMGTTDGLAKAPYIRESRRILPRRRVVEQDLSLAVRGDAGAVQYPDSVGVGMYRIDLHPSTGGDTYIDVASSPFQIPLGALLPQRVRNLLPAGKNIGTTHITNGCYRLHPVEWNVGEVAGALAAHCLAGGLEPGQVHESGDRLAAFQDELATDGVELAWPQVKGY